Proteins encoded in a region of the Cheilinus undulatus linkage group 8, ASM1832078v1, whole genome shotgun sequence genome:
- the LOC121513268 gene encoding zinc finger protein 706, which translates to MARGHQKFQSQQKNAKKQADIKKSKGHDQKAAAKAALVYTCTVCRTQMPDPKTFKQHFESKHPKSPMPPELVGVEA; encoded by the exons ATGGCCCGTGGGCACCAGAAGTTCCAGTCCCAGCAGAAGAATGCCAAAAAGCAGGCAGACATCAAGAAGAGCAAAGGCCATGACCAGAAAGCAGCAGCTAAGGCTGCTTTAGTATACACATGCACTGTGTGTCGG ACACAAATGCCTGACCCGAAGACTTTTAAGCAGCACTTTGAAAGCAAGCACCCAAAGTCCCCAATGCCGCCGGAGTTGGTTGGTGTAGAGGCGTAA